CGCACCGAATAGAGCGTTGGCAATTGCCGCCCTTTCATCGGGTCTTCGGAATTCGCGTAAATCTGGTTGATCATCGTTTCCAGTGGATAATCATCCGCGATCAGCAACCCCGCCTGCCGGTAGGTTGCGAAATTCATGTCACCTTGTTTCAGCACCTTGCGAAAGGCGGTGCTGACAGCTTCTTCGCCCAGATGCTGAATATAGAACGATGTCTTGCCTTGGCGCTGTGCGATAATCATCCGCGCATCCAGCGCGCGCAGCAGCATCATGTGGTGCATCCCCTCCATCAGCTGCTCATCACTTAACGCACCGGCCCATGGGCCGACGGCCTCTCCCTCGCGGTTCAGAACGCGGATGACGGAAAATGCCATATCCCGGATGTCGCGCGGGTCAACATCTATGGGCGGGCGGGCCACCTCCCCCGCAGGGGCGATATGGACATTGGAGAAATCCGGCACCCCACCGGGGCGGACCTCGGGTTCGGGAACATGCAGGTTGAGTGGCGTGGCCATGGCGGGTTTCCTTGCGATTCTACAGACGAAAGGATGACAGCTTGCGCGGTGGTTTCGCCAAGCTGTGTGCTCAACGGTACGCGCTATGCCAAAGTTATGAAATCACAAACAATATGATACTCTCGAAAGGCTTCCGCAACCCCGGTAAGCTCTCTCGTCGTTGGATATGCCTCGGCCTAGCGTTCAGCCATTCAGCTTTGGTTTTCTGGGGCTAGCTTGGTAAACGCTTGCCCCTTTTTCATATTCCTTTGGCAGGCCGCGCGATGATGCATCGATTCGGGCGCCCCGGAAAATGCCATTCTTGGGCGCAATCACAGCCCAAACAGCGCCTCTGCGGTTTCATGACGCACTTGTCTGGCCTGTTCTGGTGGCAGGGTGTCGATGTTGGCGAGGAACCCTTCGGTATCACCGATGTTGTGCGGAAAGTCCGAACCGAACATGACCCGATCAGCGCCTGCTATCTCGATGCACATGCGCATTGGCGCGGCGGAGTAGGTTTGGGCATCATACCAGACGCGCCGCGCTTGTTCGCCGGGTGGCGTTTCGGTGTCTTCTCGGCAGGCCGGGATTATCTCGAAACAGCGATCAAGACGGCTCATCACATAGGGCAGGGTGCCGCCCGCATGAGGCGAGATCAGCTTGAGATTTGGATAGCGATCGAGAAAGCCATCATAGAAGATCCGCGCGAAGGCCAGCGTTGTATCCATCATGAAGCCGACAGCGGCGGTCAAATCGTGACGCCGCAGGTCCATTTGTGCCGCACCCGGGGGCGGCGGGATGGATCAGCACAGGAAGGGCAGCGGCGTCGATAGCGGCCCAGACCGGAGCGAAGGCAGGGTCGGTCAGGGGGCGGCCGTTGATATTGGCCAACACCATCACCCCGATGGCACCATCGGCGCGGGCGCGAGCCAGTTCGGCCACCGCCGCTTCGGGGTGTTCCCAAGGCAAGGAGGCCAGCCAGCGCAGGCGGTCCGGATGCTGTGCCTGCGCGTCGGCCATATCCTCATTGGAAAGCTGTGCCGCGCGGCGGCTGGTTTCACTATCCCCGAAATAGACATTGGGACAGGTCAACGAGAGGATCGCCAGATCAATCTTCCAACGATCCATGTGTTCGATCCGCAACCCAAGATCGAAATGCCCCGGCATTGGCGTCATGAACGGTGCGCCGTCTTGGGCGATGCAGGTGCGGCCTTGCGAAGTTTTGGTCACGGCAAGGCGGGGGCCGCCGTGGCTGGCCAGAAGGTCCATCCAGCGTTTGCTGAGCATATGGGTGTGCATGTCGATGAGCATTATTCGGGGATCTCCAGAAAAGGATCAGCTGCGCCGTGCAACGGCATCGCCATATTCGGGCGACGCCGACATTGGCACCGATGGATGCCTGCCTTGTTCGCGGGCAGGCCGGTGTTGAAGCGTGCAAACATGCCGGTCCTGGTCCTGCGCAGATTGAAAAGTTAATATAACTTGTCATGTTAATATTCATCAGATAGCGTTTTCTTGCAAGCAGGGGGCTGAGGTTCTTGGGATGAGTAACGACCATCTTGGACTCGATCATGTTCCGCTCGGCGCTAGCGCCGTGGCGGTGGCCACGCAGCGGCTGGCGCAGATGGTGCGTGCGGATCTGGGCGAGGTTTTGGCTGTGCGCGGGGATCTGAGCTTGTTGGAATGGCGGATCTGCGTGGCGCTGGCGGAACGCGGGCCGGTGCCGCAGAAAGAGATCGTGTCGTTTTGCCGGATGCAGCAGGCGCAGGTGAGCCGCGCGCTGGCCGTGTTGCAGAGCCGCCGCTTGATCCATGTAGAGCAAGGCAGCAAGGATCGGCGCTCAAAGCTGTTTCATCTAACCCCTGAGGGGCGGGCGCTGTTTGAGAAAAACCTGCCGGACGTTGAACGGTTCTGCGCTACGATTGATGATGCATTGACGCCGCAGGAGCGCAGCCAATTTATTGACATGTGCGAACGCATCGCCTCAGCATGCCACGATAAGAAGCCTGCCGGTACGTTGCCGCCGACCGCCAGAATCAAGCAGGTCACATAAAAAAGCGGCTACAAAAAAATTTATGGGAGAAAAGAAATGAAACTCAAGACCTTAATCGCCGGTGCCGCCATGGCGGCCACGATGGCATTTAGTGCCACCGCACAGGCGGAAGACTGGGCGCCCTCGGGGCCGCTCAACTTGCAGATCGGCTTTGGTGCCGGTGGTGAAACCGATACGCTTGGCCGGATCGTGGGCAAGGCACTTGCCGAGCAGACCGGTTGGAATGTCGTTGTCGAGAACAAGCCGGGTGGTGGCGGTATCGCGATGTTCACCGGCATTTCCGTAGCCCCGGCGGATGGCTCGGTCATCGGGCTTGGCGTGAATATCCCGGTGATTATCAACCTGATTCAGCGGGGAGATCAGCTGCCTTTCACCGTTGACAGTTTTGACTACCTTGGCACCGTCACCAACGCACAGCTTGCGTTGATCGCGCCCGCCAGCGCACCCTACAACAACGTCGATGAGCTGGTGGCCGCATCGAAGAAGCAGGGCGGTATCAACGTGGCGTTTGATGCAAAGACCCAAGAGTTGATCATGCGCAGCATCAACTCGCAAAGCGACGCTGGTTTGGTGCCTCTGGCGACCAAGAGCAGCTCGGAGCAGATCCAGATGATATTGGGTGGGCAGGCTGGCGCGGCGTTTACCGCAGGAAACCAGATTCCCTATATCGAAAGCGGTGATGTCAAACTGTTGGCCAGCGCCAACGAGACACGCCACAACTATGCCCCCGATGTTCCGACGCTGATTGAACAGGGTTATGATGTTGCGGTTGATCCCTACTTCTATTTTGCGGCGCCTAAGGGGTTGCCGGAGAACGTGAAATCCGCGCTGGTCAAGGCGCTGGATACGGCGATTCAATCAGACGAGGTAAAGACAGCGGTGCAAAACGCGCTGAAGACCGATGTGCGCAATCTCGGCCCGGAAGGGACAAGGGAATCGTTCACGCGCGGCCTTGAGCGGTTCAAGAAGCTTTTGGCGAACTGACCAGAGCGGATGTTGCATAGAATGGCCCACCAGTCGCGATTGGTGGGCCGAATGAGGAGGAGCGCAACGTGACCGGCTTTGCCAAACGCATCGAAGGCCTGCTTTTCGTCGGCTTTGGTCTGTTGCTCTATTTCATCGTCATTCCGCGCCAGACCGATTCATTCGATTATGGCTGGCTGAAGCCTGATACCGTGCCGAACGCCATGGCGGCGGTTCTTTTTCTCTGTGGGATATGGCTTGCCCTGTTTCCGACCGGGCACGAAAGAGAAGACCCGCGGCAAACATTGCAGGCGGCGATGTATATGGGCGTGATTGCGCTGGGCGTCTTTATCGTTTCGCTCTTTGGGTTTCTTTATGTTGCGCCGTTTCTGGCGCTGGTGATCATGGTGCTGATCGGTGAGCGGCGCTGGTTCTGGCTGCTGCTTGGGGTGGCGGGTGTGCCGACGCTGATCTGGTTCGCGGTGGAAGTGTTGCTTCACCGCCCGTTGCCGGGATAGCGGCCATGCTGGACCTTTCAACCATTCTTGCCGGGTTCGGCGATGCATTCAATCTCGTCAATCTTTTCTTCGTTCTGGCCGGTGTCACGCTGGGGCAGTTGATTGGCGCTGTGCCGGGGATCGGCCCGGTTATGGCGATGGCGGTTGCCATTCCGTTTACCTTCGGGATGAACGCCCTGCCCGCGATTGCCTTTCTTGTCGGGGTCAACAAGGGCGGGTTGGTTGGTGGCGCGGTGCCGGCGGTGCTGATCAATACACCGGGCACGCCGGATGCCGCCGCCACCGCACTTGATGGCCACGCGCTTGCCCGGCAGGGCAAACCCGAAAAAGCGATGAAGATGGCGCTGTTTTCGTCTGTTACCGGCGACACGTTCAGCGACATCGTGCTTATCACCGTCTCGCCTTTGCTTGCGGTTCTGGCCCTGAAAATGGGGCCGATCGAGATATTTGCGCTGATGATCTTGGCGTTTTCCGTGCTGGCCGGTTTGATCGGCGATTCGATCCCCAAGGGGATCATCGCGGCGGCGGCTGGCCTGCTTTGTGCAATGGTGGGGTTAGAGCCGGAGCATGGCACGCCGCGTCTTTTCTTCGGCTATTTTGAGCTTTACGACGGTCTGCCGCTGCCTTCGGTCGCCATCGGGATGCTGGCGATTTCCGAGATTCTCCGGCGGCTGGCCACAAGCCGGTCCGGCATGGGGGCGACGATCGAGTTCAAGGAAACCGGCGACCCGGCTGACCGGCGCGTCAGCTTTGTCGAATACTGGGCCTGCCGGTTCACCATGCTGCGCGGCGCGGTTATCGGAACATTTCTGGGCGCCTTGCCGGGGATTGGTTCAACGGCTGCGGCGTTCATGTCTTATGCGTCGGCCAAGCAAACCTCGGACGACCCGGAAAGCTTCGGCAAGGGCAATTTGCACGGGATTGCCGCGGCGGAATCGGCCAACTCTGCGGTGGTGGGTGCCAACCTGATTCCGTTGCTCACCTTGGGTATCCCCGGCAGTGTTAGTGCCGCTCTGATTATCTCGGCGTTTATCATCCACGGAATTCAGCCGGGGCCGCTTCTGTTTCATCAACAAGGGCGGCTGATCTATGGGCTGTTCGGTGCGATGCTGATGGCGAATGTGATGAATCTTCTGGTTGGGCAGTTTGGCCTGCGGCTTTGGACCCGTGTGATCAAGGCGCCGGAATCGGTCATCTTTTCGGCGGCGATCTTGTTGTGCATCGTCGGGGTTTCGATGGCGTCTGGCGGGCTTTTCGGGGTTGCGGTGATGCTGGTTTTTGCCGGGTTGGGCTATGTGATGACGACATATGGGTATCCGGTGGTCGTGTTTATCATCGCTTTTTTCCTCGGGCCGCGGTTCGAGGTTTCGCTGGCTCAGTCGCTCACTCTGACGCGGGGCAACCTGTTTGCGCTACAACACAATCCGATTGCGCTTGTGTTGCTGGTCTGTGCTGTGGCGTCGATCTGGTGGATGGGCGTGGCAGCACCCAAGCGCCAGCAGCGCCGGGCCGCGGCGCGGGCGGCGGAGGCAGAAAAGGACTTTACCGATTGAAAAATGAAACACCCTGCCGAGATCACGCGGTAGCAAGACGCGCGGAAATTGTGGCGGCGGTGTCGAGAATTGCTTGTGTGCAGCGGGCCTGCGCCGTGTCATCCATCCAGTCCGCGACATAAGAGCAGCTGACCGAGGCAACCGGGTTCCCCGCAGGGTCATGCACTGCCGCGCCGATGCCAACCATCCCCGGCAAGATAAGACCGCGATGGTAAGCATGGCCGACTGCGCGGGTTTTCTTTACCCGTGCGCGCAGTTGCGCTTCGGTTTCGGTTTTGAGGAATGGCAGGTTTTTCGCAATCACTGTTTCGATTTGATCATCGGGTAGACCGGCAAGGATCGCCATGCCAGCCGCGCCGCGCCCCAGTGGCCATCGCATTCCAACCTCAAGCAGCAAGGTGCGGACCGGGCCGCGCCCATCGACACGGGCAAGGCAGACAGCTTCATTGCCGCGCCGCCCGAGAAAATAGATGGTTTGTTCGATGTTCTGGCTCAGATCTTCCAGAACTGGCCGGGCGATGCTTTCCAGCGGGTGCCGTTGCTGTGCCGCAAGCCCGAGAATGGCCAGATCCGAGCCAAGGGTGAAGCGGCGTGATTCGGGGTTTCGCTCTAACCAGCCCAGTTCCTGAAGCATTGCGCAGACCCGGTAAACCGT
This is a stretch of genomic DNA from Aquicoccus sp. G2-2. It encodes these proteins:
- a CDS encoding amidohydrolase family protein, which produces MMDTTLAFARIFYDGFLDRYPNLKLISPHAGGTLPYVMSRLDRCFEIIPACREDTETPPGEQARRVWYDAQTYSAAPMRMCIEIAGADRVMFGSDFPHNIGDTEGFLANIDTLPPEQARQVRHETAEALFGL
- a CDS encoding amidohydrolase family protein, with protein sequence MLIDMHTHMLSKRWMDLLASHGGPRLAVTKTSQGRTCIAQDGAPFMTPMPGHFDLGLRIEHMDRWKIDLAILSLTCPNVYFGDSETSRRAAQLSNEDMADAQAQHPDRLRWLASLPWEHPEAAVAELARARADGAIGVMVLANINGRPLTDPAFAPVWAAIDAAALPVLIHPAAPGCGTNGPAASRFDRRCRLHDGYNAGLRADLL
- a CDS encoding MarR family transcriptional regulator, which encodes MSNDHLGLDHVPLGASAVAVATQRLAQMVRADLGEVLAVRGDLSLLEWRICVALAERGPVPQKEIVSFCRMQQAQVSRALAVLQSRRLIHVEQGSKDRRSKLFHLTPEGRALFEKNLPDVERFCATIDDALTPQERSQFIDMCERIASACHDKKPAGTLPPTARIKQVT
- a CDS encoding tripartite tricarboxylate transporter substrate binding protein; protein product: MKLKTLIAGAAMAATMAFSATAQAEDWAPSGPLNLQIGFGAGGETDTLGRIVGKALAEQTGWNVVVENKPGGGGIAMFTGISVAPADGSVIGLGVNIPVIINLIQRGDQLPFTVDSFDYLGTVTNAQLALIAPASAPYNNVDELVAASKKQGGINVAFDAKTQELIMRSINSQSDAGLVPLATKSSSEQIQMILGGQAGAAFTAGNQIPYIESGDVKLLASANETRHNYAPDVPTLIEQGYDVAVDPYFYFAAPKGLPENVKSALVKALDTAIQSDEVKTAVQNALKTDVRNLGPEGTRESFTRGLERFKKLLAN
- a CDS encoding tripartite tricarboxylate transporter TctB family protein, with translation MTGFAKRIEGLLFVGFGLLLYFIVIPRQTDSFDYGWLKPDTVPNAMAAVLFLCGIWLALFPTGHEREDPRQTLQAAMYMGVIALGVFIVSLFGFLYVAPFLALVIMVLIGERRWFWLLLGVAGVPTLIWFAVEVLLHRPLPG
- a CDS encoding tripartite tricarboxylate transporter permease, translating into MLDLSTILAGFGDAFNLVNLFFVLAGVTLGQLIGAVPGIGPVMAMAVAIPFTFGMNALPAIAFLVGVNKGGLVGGAVPAVLINTPGTPDAAATALDGHALARQGKPEKAMKMALFSSVTGDTFSDIVLITVSPLLAVLALKMGPIEIFALMILAFSVLAGLIGDSIPKGIIAAAAGLLCAMVGLEPEHGTPRLFFGYFELYDGLPLPSVAIGMLAISEILRRLATSRSGMGATIEFKETGDPADRRVSFVEYWACRFTMLRGAVIGTFLGALPGIGSTAAAFMSYASAKQTSDDPESFGKGNLHGIAAAESANSAVVGANLIPLLTLGIPGSVSAALIISAFIIHGIQPGPLLFHQQGRLIYGLFGAMLMANVMNLLVGQFGLRLWTRVIKAPESVIFSAAILLCIVGVSMASGGLFGVAVMLVFAGLGYVMTTYGYPVVVFIIAFFLGPRFEVSLAQSLTLTRGNLFALQHNPIALVLLVCAVASIWWMGVAAPKRQQRRAAARAAEAEKDFTD
- a CDS encoding IclR family transcriptional regulator; the encoded protein is MQRIAQRDTKNDTSGSLYRASVLLREVAAAGEEGCAVAELVARSGMARPTVYRVCAMLQELGWLERNPESRRFTLGSDLAILGLAAQQRHPLESIARPVLEDLSQNIEQTIYFLGRRGNEAVCLARVDGRGPVRTLLLEVGMRWPLGRGAAGMAILAGLPDDQIETVIAKNLPFLKTETEAQLRARVKKTRAVGHAYHRGLILPGMVGIGAAVHDPAGNPVASVSCSYVADWMDDTAQARCTQAILDTAATISARLATA